From Rana temporaria chromosome 7, aRanTem1.1, whole genome shotgun sequence, the proteins below share one genomic window:
- the PRG4 gene encoding proteoglycan 4 isoform X1, whose translation MDISVTLLTSTPAATFNKESTKPAHNYESTIEQQDMETKAKSTQDSLNNPVNMDMTTPYPGTNNGEKVEIDIGNTVKSGTNSKVTTVTISPSHFDTDEKLNKEMITYSSTTKKTTEQPPASTDQILLLTSHQSNGVFSESIFKTTKNAYVNEASFATGSTEKAYSLHDEADNVNTIFPAGTAKVETNNESKTTVPFSDKQTVSVDTTSVGTDSASTTQLAQTSIIMATDTNSKDSYSISFRTEAKAFGITTETPKIDQAVSTLHTTQAPLKDSTNTPRSMDTTKKETIPQSTTVTEVTNTKEERLPTTDDNRNVFRILTTAFTNLVYSTTPGEDKSVPNIFAIQQTSAKMDTIYATLTEKQHSTHITLTEQTTTLSTPSLQPTNEQSTQQPPDTTLIKESSSKSIKNVAFTEKIPYTVTTSSTHKSSSESETSTLRQTPDTLHMTTDDLLIKKETNTEHLDISSVTTKDKIREWQTTDNTNKVSSTSTIQENLTTLKEITESKSENPVSSISVQNTRETTEATDKVQSPTTAEGKLLSAIPSDATERNNQNIVTQINKISTDTPTEVNSVMVATEKASNNADYVAVPGETVNELLPNSTSSTTSIESTTDKLQTTLQPKVEMTKVLPVNEVTDVKEATTKFSQATLYTTLSIDHKTDLSTGESNDVTNAISTAEIIKEHTDPAKPNGITTQQSAEKKHAVSQTTMYRLDLQTSQIQSTTLPLNMTSDSKTGLNPVTAEMLTNPSLITTDSSQKSVLTSETSTSRQTINLPETSQMPTTYHSDMSSTTAIDILKARHTTENINADQFPSTIQGKLLTSKDITESEIIKTVTPTSKISTDVPSGKEFTEREIYNTVTPTAKMTTEVPVEKEVTENQIYNTVMPTTKMSTEVPVEKEKVTENEIYNTVMPTTKMSTEVPAQKEKVTENEMYNTVMPTTKMSTEVPVKKKVTENEIYNTIMPTTKTSTAGPAQKEKVTENEIYNTIMPTTKMSTEVPVENEKVTENEIYNTVMPTTKMSTEVPAQKEKVTENEIYNTVMPTTKMSTEVPVEKVTENEIYNTVMPTTKTSTEVPAQKEKVTENEIYNTIMPTTKMSTEVPVEKEVTENEIYNTVMPTTKMSTEVPAQKEKVTENEIYNTVMPATKMSTEVPVEKVTENEIYNTVMPTTEMSTDVPVEKEKVTENEIYNTVTPKTKMSTEVPVEKEVTENEIFNTVMPTTKMSTEVPVEKDKVTENEIYNTVMPTTKMSTEVPVEKEFTENGIYNTVMPTTKMSTEVPVEKDKVTENEIYNTVMPTTKMSTEVPVEKEVTENEIYNTVMPTAKMRTEVPVEKEITENGIYNTVTPTTKMSTEVPVEKDKVTENEIYNTVMPTTKMSTEVPVEKEVTENEIYNTVMPTAKMRTEVPVEKEKVTENKIYNKVTSTTKMSTEVPVEKKEVTENEIYNTPTTKMSTEVPVEKEVTENEIYNKVTPTTKMSTEVPVEKEEVTENEIHNKVTPTTKMSTEVPVESSTIFVAKETATHNIDSIAVTKETSVSTLKTPQDQSTADSNAKHTTPKLEGTAVTTPRLEGTAVTTPGLEGTAVTTSRLEGTAVTTSRLEGTAVTTSRLEGTAVTTPGLKGTAVTTSRLDGSAVTTPGLEGTAVQHKSTPKGPTKHTPGSGLTTTSSHSSPGKDSGTSPKTQTMDRSTNKMDEYSTTAPFTTRNPNESKSQTSTNPTTRHADDIITKDTAETTTTGQSVKLTTRQPDMDQTTKQPGQRPIPGEGSSYEATTKQSPNAKTTSIPRRTTTAPNQKDSFTTMPINKDDIETNKTTTPHTIHPHHICNLLKDEAISLRIPESDLKLITEICAEMQQQYPNINIPSLQTRQPNIDKRKIHPEYPLSEGTPNFWYQPPGSKLIQIIEEIYRRIYISPTTNLTGIPGQDNHRSTAWLLLINKIKRAIDPQMNLCVGPPADGMTTLQNGSMVVFRGHYFWTLNQGGATEMPRKISEVWGIPSPIDTVFTRCNCGGKTFFFKGPRYWRFTNDAMDKGYPKEIIKGFGGLGGKVTAVLSVSGIKTRPESVYFFKPGGNVQKYTFRQEQTKRCTKKKQPSVNYPIYSQRVQTVKFRFPRDIVRHRIEIRRTFTNIPQPLGILHKERSVRSTWRGIPSNIVSAVSLPNPQKQDGFDYFVFTKDKYYNINMSSKVAMKPPAEAEQKTTKDFYKCKE comes from the exons ATGGATATATCTGTTACTTTATTAACCAGTACTCCAGCAGCAACCTTCAACAAGGAAAGCACAAAGCCTGCACATAACTATGAATCTACTATAGAGCAGCAAGACATGGAAACCAAAGCAAAAAGTACACAAGATTCATTGAATAATCCAGTTAACATGGATATGACCACACCATATCCTGGAACAAATAATGGAGAGAAGGTAGAAATTGATATAGGAAACACAGTGAAATCGGGAACAAATAGCAAAGTGACAACGGTGACCATAAGCCCATCACACTTTGATACAGATGAAAAACTGAATAAGGAAATGATAACCTACAGTTCTACAACTAAAAAAACAACTGAACAACCACCAGCAAGCACAGATCAAATATTGCTCCTAACTTCTCACCAAAGCAATGGAGTATTTAGTGAATCAATTTTCAAAACTACAAAAAATGCATATGTAAATGAAGCATCCTTTGCTACTGGAAGTACTGAAAAGGCTTATTCACTTCATGATGAAGCTGATAATGTGAACACAATTTTTCCAGCAGGCACTGCTAAAGTGGAAACTAATAATGAATCTAAAACCACTGTACCCTTCAGTGATAAGCAGACTGTTTCTGTAGATACAACCAGTGTTGGTACTGATTCTGCCAGTACCACACAGCTAGCACAAACTTCTATAATAATGGCAACAGATACAAATTCAAAGGATAGTTACAGCATATCTTTCAGAACAGAAGCAAAGGCATTTGGTATAACAACTGAAACCCCTAAGATAGACCAAGCAGTAAGCACTTTGCATACTACACAGGCACCTCTAAAAGATTCAACAAATACACCTAGATCAATGGATACCACTAAAAAGGAAACTATTCCTCAGTCAACAACAGTGACAGAGGTCACAAACACTAAAGAGGAACGTTTACCAACCACAGATGACAACAGAAATGTTTTTAGGATTTTAACTACTGCTTTCACAAACCTTGTATATTCTACAACTCCAGGAGAGGACAAATCAGTACCAAATATATTTGCAATACAACAAACTAGTGCAAAAATGGACACAATATATGCAACACTGACAGAGAAACAACATTCAACTCATATAACACTAACAGAACAAACTACAACACTGAGTACTCCGTCCCTGCAACCCACCAATGAGCAAAGTACACAGCAGCCACCAGACACAACACTTATTAAGGAAAGTAGTTCAAAATCAATTAAAAATGTAGCTTTCACTGAGAAAATACCTTACACAGTCACAACCAGCAGTACACATAAATCCTCCTCTGAAAGTGAGACATCAACTTTGAGACAGACGCCTGACACTCTGCATATGACAACAGATGACTTACTGATAAAAAAAGAAACGAATACAGAACATTTGGATATTTCATCTGTTACTACCAAAGATAAAATAAGAGAATGGCAGACCACAGATAATACAAATAAAGTGTCTTCTACATCCACTATTCAAGAAAATTTGACAACATTGAAGGAAATTACAGAAAGTAAAAGTGAAAATCCTGTCTCTAGTATATCTGTACAAAATACAAGGGAGACCACAGAAGCAACTGACAAagtccagtctccaacaactgctGAAGGAAAGCTATTGTCAGCAATACCCAGCGATGCCACAGAAAGAAACAACCAAAACATAGTAACACAAATTAATAAAATCAGTACTGATACACCAACTGAAGTGAATAGTGTAATGGTTGCTACAGAAAAAGCCTCAAATAATGCAGATTACGTAGCTGTGCCAGGAGAAACAGTAAATGAACTTTTGCCTAATTCTACATCTAGTACCACATCCATAGAAAGTACTACAGATAAATTGCAAACAACACTGCAACCCAAAGTGGAAATGACTAAGGTGTTGCCTGTTAATGAAGTTACTGATGTTAAAGAAGCAACTACTAAATTTTCGCAAGCAACATTGTACACTACATTGTCTATTGACCATAAAACAGATTTGTCAACAGGAGAATCAAATGATGTAACAAATGCCATAAGCACAGCTGAAATAATTAAAGAACATACTGATCCAGCAAAGCCCAATGGCATAACAACCCAACAGTCTGCTGAAAAGAAACACGCAGTCAGTCAAACAACAATGTACAGGCTAGACCTACAAACCTCACAAATACAGAGTACAACCTTGCCCTTGAATATGACCTCAGATAGTAAAACTGGTTTAAATCCAGTGACAGCTGAAATGCTCACAAATCCTAGTTTAATAACTACCGACAGTTCACAAAAATCTGTTTTAACCAGTGAGACTTCCACTTCTAGGCAGACCATAAACTTACCCGAAACATCACAGATGCCAACAACCTACCATTCTGATATGTCCTCTACCACTGCAATAGACATTCTAAAAGCAAGGCATACCACAGAAAATATAAACGCAGATCAGTTTCCATCAACTATTCAAGGAAAACTGTTAACATCAAAAGACATTACAGAAAGTGAGATAATTAAGACAGTAACACCAACTTCTAAAATAAGCACTGACGTTCCATCAGGAAAAGAATTTACAGAACGTGAGATATATAATACAGTAACACCTACTGCTAAAATGACCACTGAAGTACCAGTAGAAAAAGAAGTTACAGAAAATCAGATATATAACACAGTAATGCCTACGACTAAAATGAGCACTGAAGTACcagtagaaaaagaaaaagttactGAAAATGAGATATATAACACAGTAATGCCTACGACTAAAATGAGCACTGAAGTACcagcacaaaaagaaaaagttaccGAAAATGAGATGTATAATACAGTAATGCCTACTACTAAAATGAGCACTGaagtaccagtaaaaaaaaaagttacagaaaATGAGATATATAACACAATAATGCCTACTACTAAAACAAGCACTGCAGGACcagcacaaaaagaaaaagttactGAAAATGAGATATATAACACAATAATGCCTACCACTAAAATGAGCACTGAAGTACCAGTAGAAAATGAAAAAGTTACAGAAAATGAGATATATAACACAGTAATGCCTACTACTAAAATGAGCACTGAAGTACcagcacaaaaagaaaaagttaccGAAAATGAGATATACAATACAGTAATGCCTACTACTAAAATGAGCACTGAAGTACCAGTAGAAAAAGTTACAGAAAATGAGATATATAACACAGTAATGCCTACTACTAAAACAAGCACTGAAGTACcagcacaaaaagaaaaagttactGAAAATGAGATATATAACACAATAATGCCTACCACTAAAATGAGCACTGAAGTACCAGTAGAAAAAGAAGTTACAGAAAATGAGATATATAACACAGTAATGCCTACTACTAAAATGAGCACTGAAGTACcagcacaaaaagaaaaagttaccGAAAATGAGATATATAATACAGTAATGCCTGCTACTAAAATGAGCACTGAAGTACCAGTAGAAAAAGTTACAGAAAACGAGATATATAACACAGTAATGCCTACTACTGAAATGAGCACTGACGTACcagtagaaaaagaaaaagttacaGAAAATGAGATATATAATACAGTAACGCCTAAAACTAAAATGAGCACTGAAGTACCAGTAGAAAAGGAAGTTACAGAAAATGAGATATTTAACACAGTAATGCCTACTACTAAAATGAGCACTGAAGTACCAGTAGAAAAAGACAAAGTTACAGAAAATGAGATATATAACACAGTAATGCCTACTACTAAAATGAGCACTGAAGTACCAGTAGAAAAAGAATTTACAGAAAATGGGATATATAACACAGTAATGCCTACTACTAAAATGAGCACTGAAGTACCAGTAGAAAAAGACAAAGTTACAGAAAATGAGATATATAACACAGTAATGCCTACGACTAAAATGAGCACTGAAGTACCAGTAGAAAAGGAAGTTACAGAAAATGAGATATATAACACAGTAATGCCTACTGCTAAAATGAGAACTGAAGTACCAGTAGAAAAAGAAATTACAGAAAATGGGATATATAACACAGTAACACCTACTACTAAAATGAGCACTGAAGTACCAGTAGAAAAAGACAAAGTTACAGAAAATGAGATATATAACACAGTAATGCCTACGACTAAAATGAGCACTGAAGTACCAGTAGAAAAGGAAGTTACAGAAAATGAGATATATAACACAGTAATGCCTACTGCTAAAATGAGAACTGAAGTACcagtagaaaaagaaaaagttacaGAAAATAAGATATATAATAAAGTAACATCTACTACTAAAATGAGCACTGAAGTAccagtagaaaaaaaagaagttacagAAAATGAGATATATAATACGCCTACTACTAAAATGAGCACTGAAGTACCAGTAGAAAAAGAAGTTACTGAGAAtgagatatataacaaagtaacaCCTACTACTAAAATGAGCACTGAAGTACCAGTAGAAAAAGAAGAAGTTACAGAAAATGAGATACATAACAAAGTAACACCTACTACTAAAATGAGCACTGAAGTACCAGTAGAAAGTAGTACAATTTTTGTAGCTAAAGAGACCGCTACACATAATATAGATTCTATAGCTGTCACAAAGGAAACATCAG TGAGCACATTGAAAACACCCCAGGATCAAAGTACTGCAGATTCTAATGCTAAGCATACAACTCCAAAATTAGAGGGAACTGCAGTTACAACTCCAAGATTAGAGGGAACTGCAGTTACAACTCCCGGATTAGAGGGAACTGCAGTTACAACTTCAAGATTAGAGGGAACTGCAGTTACAACTTCAAGATTAGAGGGAACTGCAGTTACAACTTCAAGATTAGAAGGAACTGCAGTTACAACTCCTGGATTAAAGGGAACTGCAGTTACAACTTCAAGATTAGATGGAAGTGCAGTTACAACTCCAGGATTAGAGGGAACTGCAGTTCAACATAAGAGCACTCCAAAGGGCCCAACAAAACACACACCTGGAAGTGGTTTGACAACTACTTCATCTCATTCTTCTCCTGGAAAAGACAGCGGAACATCTCCAAAGACTCAAACTATGGATCGCTCAACAAATAAAATGGATGAATATTCCACCACTGCTCCTTTCACCACAAGGAATCCAAACGAAAGTAAATCACAAACTAGCACAAACCCTACTACAAGACATGCTGATGATATTATAACTAAAGACACAGCAGAAACAACAACAACTGGTCAATCTGTTAAACTGACAACTAGACAACCAGACATGGATCAGACTACTAAGCAACCGGGGCAAAGGCCTATACCAGGTGAAGGTTCAAGTTATGAAGCAACAACCAAACAATCGCCAAATGCAAAAACAACATCCATACCTAGGCGTACCACAACAGCACCAAACCAGAAAGATTCCTTTACAACTATGCCTATTAACAAGGATGACATTGAAACAAATAAAACCACCACACCTCATACAATTCACCCACATCATATTTGTAATTTGCTTAAGGATGAAGCAATTAGTTTGAGAATACCCGAGAGTGACTTGAAGCTTATTACAGAAATATGTGCTGAGATGCAACAACAGTATCCTAATATAAATATACCATCATTACAAACAAGACAACCAAATATAGATAAGAGAAAGATTCATCCTGAATACCCATTATCTGAAGGGACACCAAATTTCTGGTATCAACCACCAGGATCAAAACTTATTCAGATCATAGAGGAAATATACAGGAGAATATATATTTCACCAACAACAAATTTAACAGGAATACCTGGCCAGGACAACCATAGGTCAACAGCATGGCTATTGCTGATAAACAAAATCAAGCGTGCCATTG ACCCTCAGATGAATTTGTGCGTTGGACCACCAGCGGATGGAATGACTACTCTTCAGAATGGATCCATGGTGGTATTTCGAG GTCATTACTTTTGGACACTTAATCAGGGTGGAGCAACAGAAATGCCTCGTAAAATTAGTGAAGTATGGGGAATTCCATCTCCAATTGACACAGTATTTACAAGATGTAATTGTGGTGGCAAGACATTCTTTTTTAAG GGTCCACGCTACTGGCGCTTTACTAATGATGCTATGGACAAAGGATACCCTAAAGAAATTATCAAAGGGTTTGGAGGACTTGGGGGTAAAGTAACTGCTGTACTTTCAGTGTCTGGAATTAAAACAAGACCGGAGTCTGTCTATTTCTTTAAACCag